Proteins encoded within one genomic window of Synechococcus sp. PCC 7335:
- a CDS encoding CoA-acylating methylmalonate-semialdehyde dehydrogenase yields the protein MKQLQNYIAGTWQKSKTNDYLDVTNPATSDVLSEVPLSLATDLDSAVTAAAEAFTSWRQVPATERIQYLFKLKVLLEEHRDDLAKVITAECGKTLKESQGELQRAIENVEVACGIPTLMQGVNSEDIARGIDESMIRQPLGVVGIISPFNFPAMIPFWFFPYAIACGNTCIIKPSEKVPQTMQRITQLIHQTGLPSGVVNLVHGSKTVVDAMLNHPTVKAISFVGSSPVARYIYSRAAETGKRVQCQGGAKNPVVILPDADLEMTTRIVADSAFGCAGQRCLAASLAITVGSVKADFVDAIAQTAKERIVGNGLDADVQMGAVINQGSCDRINTLIQTGVDEGGKLLVDGRNPKIPGYEQGCFVRPTLLQDVPIHGKVATTEIFGPVLGLLHADTLEAAIALVNQSRWGNMACLFTQSGAAARKFRYAAEAGNIGINIGVAAPMAFFPFSGWKESFYGDLHGQSHHAVEFFTQTKVVVERWPKEWSRQF from the coding sequence ATGAAACAACTGCAGAACTACATTGCCGGCACATGGCAGAAGTCCAAGACAAATGACTATCTAGATGTCACCAACCCTGCCACCAGTGACGTACTCTCGGAAGTGCCCCTGTCGCTAGCCACCGATCTCGATAGCGCAGTTACTGCCGCCGCTGAAGCGTTTACGTCCTGGCGACAGGTTCCTGCGACTGAACGGATTCAATATCTCTTTAAACTTAAAGTGCTCTTGGAAGAGCACCGAGACGATCTGGCCAAAGTTATTACCGCCGAATGTGGCAAAACTCTAAAAGAGTCTCAAGGAGAACTGCAACGGGCTATTGAAAATGTAGAAGTGGCCTGCGGGATTCCTACTCTGATGCAGGGGGTTAATTCAGAAGACATTGCCCGTGGCATTGATGAAAGTATGATTCGTCAGCCGTTGGGGGTGGTGGGAATTATTTCGCCATTTAACTTTCCAGCGATGATTCCCTTTTGGTTTTTTCCTTACGCGATCGCCTGTGGCAATACCTGCATCATCAAGCCGTCGGAAAAAGTGCCCCAAACAATGCAGCGGATTACTCAGCTAATCCACCAAACAGGGCTACCGTCTGGAGTGGTGAACCTAGTACATGGCAGTAAAACAGTCGTAGACGCCATGTTGAATCATCCAACGGTGAAGGCTATCAGCTTTGTTGGCTCTAGTCCTGTAGCGCGCTACATCTACAGCCGAGCAGCGGAGACGGGTAAACGGGTGCAGTGTCAGGGCGGGGCAAAAAATCCAGTGGTGATCTTACCCGATGCGGATTTAGAAATGACCACGCGGATCGTAGCCGATAGTGCCTTTGGCTGTGCAGGGCAGCGTTGTTTAGCCGCTTCGCTGGCAATTACCGTGGGGTCGGTGAAAGCTGATTTTGTAGATGCGATCGCTCAGACAGCCAAAGAGCGTATTGTGGGCAATGGCTTGGACGCGGATGTGCAGATGGGTGCAGTGATCAACCAGGGAAGTTGCGATCGCATTAATACTCTGATTCAAACCGGTGTAGACGAAGGCGGAAAACTTTTGGTCGATGGCCGTAACCCTAAGATTCCCGGCTATGAGCAGGGCTGTTTTGTGCGGCCTACACTGCTGCAAGATGTTCCTATACATGGAAAAGTGGCCACTACTGAAATTTTTGGGCCCGTATTGGGGCTGCTCCATGCAGATACTCTCGAAGCAGCGATCGCGCTGGTAAACCAAAGCCGCTGGGGCAACATGGCTTGCCTTTTTACCCAGTCAGGAGCAGCCGCCCGCAAGTTTCGCTACGCCGCTGAGGCTGGCAATATTGGCATTAACATTGGGGTTGCTGCGCCTATGGCATTCTTTCCCTTTAGCGGTTGGAAAGAGAGCTTTTATGGAGATCTCCACGGCCAAAGCCACCACGCAGTCGAGTTCTTCACCCAAACAAAAGTCGTTGTTGAACGGTGGCCAAAAGAATGGTCACGACAGTTTTGA
- a CDS encoding DUF1989 domain-containing protein, which produces MQSFHVKPGPLSSASFTDVPAPLGTLVTEYRIEASTAIAYPVQAGQYIQIIDVEGSQCSDFLAFAGDRHQEELDSTVTRTLLGVAMPQAGLHSKYFSQTMQPLVEVIQDTCDRHDSFLLACTNKYYEDAGYFDHPSCSDNFNQVLAPYGIAPRLGWPAINFFFNTAVDDSGGITSAESWSRPGDYVLLKAHQDLLCASSACPDDIDPANGWHPTPIHVRIYAAEENFPRAIGRRSASELPLRLTQDSAFTPRVRSLTQNLAEYNSFWVPMSYPHHGDQAEYWALRERVALMDLSALRKFEVIGPDALALLQWTFSRNVAKLAVGQSAYGCLLNPHGGMIDDGIVFRLGEVAYRYIGNCDTDGLWLQKVAKEKGFTVTISNSSDRLHNLALQGPYSRDLLEPLVEIDDGWEIENLNELKFFRFVTGTVGEVPVLLSRTGYTGELGYELFVHPNQGAQLWDVLMKAGGAYDLLPLGMQGLDRARIEAGLLAAGREFNDLISPYQVGIGWSVGLKTKPDFIGRAALEKIRDRPPFVGVGLLLEGNEVAGGGQCVYPVGDYWRVGHVTSGTFSPVLNRSIALAQVAPEYAQAGTELEVGMMDGIKRRIRVEVGPLSLYDSSKSRVRA; this is translated from the coding sequence ATGCAGAGTTTTCATGTTAAACCCGGTCCTCTCTCCTCAGCCTCATTTACCGACGTTCCCGCCCCGTTGGGCACGCTAGTCACCGAATATCGGATTGAAGCATCAACAGCGATCGCTTACCCAGTCCAAGCAGGACAATATATCCAAATCATCGATGTAGAAGGCTCGCAATGTTCGGACTTTCTCGCGTTTGCAGGAGATCGGCATCAGGAAGAACTCGATAGCACAGTCACTCGCACTTTGCTAGGCGTAGCTATGCCCCAGGCGGGACTGCACAGCAAATATTTCTCGCAGACGATGCAGCCCCTGGTCGAAGTGATTCAAGATACGTGCGATCGCCACGACAGCTTTCTACTGGCCTGTACCAACAAGTACTACGAAGACGCAGGCTATTTCGACCATCCTAGCTGCAGTGACAACTTCAACCAGGTCCTAGCTCCCTACGGCATCGCACCTCGCCTAGGATGGCCTGCGATTAACTTTTTCTTCAACACCGCAGTAGATGATAGCGGTGGCATCACCTCAGCAGAATCCTGGTCTCGTCCAGGGGACTATGTCTTACTCAAAGCCCATCAAGACTTGCTCTGTGCCAGTTCCGCTTGTCCCGATGATATCGATCCGGCCAATGGCTGGCATCCTACACCGATTCATGTTCGTATTTACGCAGCAGAAGAGAATTTCCCTCGAGCTATAGGGCGGCGCAGTGCGTCAGAGCTTCCCTTACGTCTTACCCAAGACAGTGCGTTTACGCCGCGCGTGCGATCGCTAACTCAGAACCTGGCAGAATACAACAGCTTTTGGGTGCCAATGAGTTATCCTCACCACGGCGACCAGGCTGAATATTGGGCGCTGCGGGAACGGGTAGCGCTGATGGACCTTTCGGCGCTGCGCAAGTTTGAGGTGATAGGGCCAGATGCGCTAGCACTATTACAGTGGACATTCTCTCGTAATGTAGCCAAATTAGCGGTGGGACAATCTGCCTACGGCTGTCTGCTCAATCCGCATGGCGGCATGATTGATGACGGCATTGTTTTTCGATTAGGAGAAGTTGCCTATCGCTATATTGGCAACTGCGATACAGATGGTCTGTGGCTTCAGAAGGTTGCTAAAGAGAAAGGATTCACAGTGACGATCAGCAATAGCAGCGATCGCCTACACAATCTAGCACTTCAAGGACCTTATTCGCGAGATCTGTTGGAGCCGCTAGTAGAGATCGATGACGGATGGGAGATCGAGAATCTCAACGAGCTGAAATTCTTCCGCTTTGTTACTGGCACGGTAGGGGAAGTTCCTGTTCTATTATCGCGTACAGGCTATACGGGCGAGCTAGGATATGAGCTGTTCGTTCATCCCAATCAGGGCGCGCAGCTATGGGACGTCCTGATGAAAGCGGGAGGCGCTTACGATCTCTTACCGCTAGGGATGCAGGGGCTCGACCGGGCTAGAATTGAGGCAGGATTGCTGGCCGCTGGCCGAGAATTCAATGATTTGATTTCGCCCTATCAGGTTGGGATTGGCTGGAGCGTGGGGTTAAAAACAAAGCCTGACTTTATTGGCCGAGCGGCGCTAGAAAAAATACGCGATCGCCCACCGTTTGTAGGCGTAGGTCTGCTGCTTGAGGGAAATGAGGTGGCCGGCGGAGGGCAGTGCGTGTATCCAGTCGGCGATTACTGGCGGGTGGGTCATGTCACCAGCGGCACGTTCTCTCCTGTTTTGAACCGTAGCATCGCCCTGGCACAGGTAGCTCCAGAATATGCGCAGGCTGGCACAGAACTAGAGGTTGGCATGATGGATGGAATCAAGCGACGGATTCGAGTCGAAGTAGGCCCACTTTCACTCTATGACTCATCTAAAAGTCGGGTACGTGCTTAG
- a CDS encoding NAD(P)-binding domain-containing protein, which produces MAKRIAVIGAGPCGLSQLHAFEQARLQGVDIPEIVCFEKQSGWGGLWNFTWRTGLDKYGEPVHGSMYRYLWSNGPKECLEFADYTFDEHFGKPIPSFPPREVLYDYITGRAKKGNLERYIRFSTSVRYVEYIEAIDKFQVRSFDHLVDQELIEDFDSVIVCTGHFSVPSVPFFEGLDRFPGRVLHSHDFREAREFTGKDVLVVGSSYSAEDIALQSYKYGARSVTISYRTAPMGFDWPEGIKEVPLLTHIEGRTAHFKDGSTQAVDVIVLCVGYQHHFSFLADSLRLKTKNFLYPGSLYKGIFWESNPKLMYLGMQDQFYTFSMFDVQAWYARDVILGHIVLPDAAAMAEDIARWQQREETLKDAFEQIDFQKDYIVELADAVDYAPCDWDMTVSLFKEWEHDKEHSILGYRDKAFTSACTGTKAPVHHTPWIEAMDDSMADFLAERALT; this is translated from the coding sequence ATGGCTAAGCGTATTGCGGTTATTGGTGCTGGTCCTTGTGGACTCTCTCAACTTCATGCCTTCGAACAAGCTCGCCTGCAAGGAGTCGATATTCCCGAGATTGTCTGTTTTGAGAAGCAATCAGGATGGGGCGGTTTGTGGAACTTTACCTGGCGTACAGGACTCGATAAGTATGGTGAGCCAGTCCACGGCAGCATGTACCGCTACCTATGGTCTAATGGACCGAAAGAATGCCTAGAGTTCGCAGACTATACCTTTGATGAGCATTTTGGCAAACCTATTCCATCGTTTCCACCTAGAGAAGTGCTCTACGACTACATTACCGGCAGAGCTAAGAAGGGGAACCTCGAACGCTACATTCGCTTTAGCACGTCGGTCCGCTATGTAGAATACATCGAAGCGATAGATAAGTTTCAAGTTCGCTCCTTTGACCACTTAGTTGACCAAGAGCTGATAGAAGACTTTGATTCTGTCATTGTCTGCACAGGACATTTTTCGGTTCCGAGTGTGCCATTCTTCGAAGGGCTTGACCGCTTTCCAGGTCGGGTACTCCACAGTCACGATTTTCGCGAAGCTCGCGAGTTTACCGGAAAGGATGTACTCGTAGTAGGTAGTAGCTACTCTGCCGAAGATATCGCCCTACAAAGCTACAAGTATGGGGCCAGATCAGTCACTATCAGCTATCGCACAGCGCCTATGGGCTTCGATTGGCCAGAAGGAATCAAAGAAGTCCCCCTTCTTACCCATATAGAAGGTAGAACGGCTCACTTCAAAGATGGCAGCACTCAGGCGGTAGATGTGATTGTTCTATGCGTAGGCTACCAGCATCACTTTTCCTTTCTGGCCGATAGCTTGCGTCTGAAAACCAAGAATTTTCTTTATCCCGGCTCTTTGTATAAGGGAATCTTTTGGGAATCGAACCCGAAGCTGATGTACCTTGGCATGCAAGATCAGTTTTACACCTTCAGTATGTTCGATGTGCAAGCTTGGTATGCTCGCGATGTGATTCTCGGTCATATCGTGCTGCCCGATGCCGCAGCGATGGCAGAAGATATTGCCCGTTGGCAGCAGCGAGAAGAGACGCTAAAGGATGCGTTTGAACAGATTGATTTTCAAAAAGACTATATCGTTGAACTGGCTGATGCAGTGGACTATGCTCCTTGTGATTGGGATATGACAGTATCGCTATTTAAGGAGTGGGAACATGATAAAGAGCACAGCATTCTAGGCTACCGCGACAAAGCATTTACCTCTGCTTGTACAGGGACTAAAGCGCCTGTTCATCATACGCCGTGGATTGAGGCGATGGATGATTCGATGGCTGATTTCCTAGCGGAGCGGGCGTTGACATGA
- the glnT gene encoding type III glutamate--ammonia ligase, whose amino-acid sequence MAYPDIHPLSANLQALQETLQDQGVKYAMASFVDIHGMCKGKVVPIGHFDRMMQGSELFTGAALDGVPQEINDDEVGTLPDPQSATVLPWNSEVVWFASDLHLVGKPFEACCRTILKNTLKQAEAMGYRFDLGIETEFFIFKETEGKRFGREFAPVSDRDTLPKAAYALPTLLDNYKVLDRIVSAMNQLGWDVYSFDHEDAQGQFETDFTYCDALKMADRLTFFRFMVKELAREEGYFASFMPKPFADQTGSGAHYNMSLANIETGENLFEDGDDPCGLSKLGYQFIAGVLRHAKAIVAVTCPTVNSYKRLVRKGSMSGFTWAPVYVCYGNNNRTNMLRIPLGGGRVECRAADISTNLYLGAAMILAAGLEGIREGLDPGKLHTENMYEYSLTQLRKMGIETLPKTLGEAIAAFADDPLSEKVMGSLMYQTYIDFKTQEWEEYHCHISDWEIQRYLKFF is encoded by the coding sequence ATGGCCTATCCCGACATTCACCCCCTGTCTGCTAACCTTCAGGCATTGCAAGAAACCCTTCAAGATCAGGGTGTGAAGTATGCCATGGCTAGCTTTGTCGATATTCATGGCATGTGCAAAGGAAAAGTGGTGCCAATCGGTCACTTTGATCGAATGATGCAAGGCTCAGAGCTATTTACGGGTGCTGCTTTAGATGGCGTACCCCAAGAGATCAACGACGATGAAGTGGGCACGCTACCTGATCCTCAAAGTGCTACGGTGCTGCCTTGGAATTCAGAAGTTGTGTGGTTTGCGAGCGACTTGCATCTAGTGGGTAAGCCCTTTGAAGCCTGCTGTCGCACCATTTTGAAGAACACGCTGAAGCAGGCTGAGGCGATGGGATATCGGTTTGACTTAGGAATTGAAACAGAGTTTTTTATTTTTAAGGAGACTGAAGGTAAGAGATTTGGCCGCGAGTTTGCGCCGGTGAGCGATCGCGATACCTTACCGAAAGCTGCCTACGCCTTACCCACCTTACTAGACAACTACAAAGTCTTAGATCGCATTGTTAGCGCAATGAACCAGCTAGGCTGGGATGTTTATTCTTTTGATCACGAAGATGCTCAAGGACAATTTGAGACAGATTTCACTTACTGCGACGCGCTAAAAATGGCCGACCGGCTGACGTTTTTCCGCTTCATGGTGAAAGAACTAGCTAGAGAAGAAGGCTATTTTGCCAGCTTCATGCCGAAGCCCTTTGCCGATCAGACCGGTAGCGGCGCTCACTACAATATGTCGTTGGCAAATATTGAAACAGGAGAAAATCTGTTCGAAGATGGAGATGACCCGTGTGGTCTTTCTAAGCTGGGCTATCAGTTTATTGCCGGCGTTTTGAGACATGCCAAAGCGATTGTGGCAGTGACGTGCCCGACGGTCAATAGCTATAAGCGACTGGTGCGAAAAGGCAGTATGTCTGGTTTTACCTGGGCACCTGTGTATGTGTGCTATGGCAACAACAATAGAACCAACATGCTGAGAATTCCGCTTGGGGGTGGCCGAGTAGAATGCCGAGCAGCAGATATCTCGACTAATCTCTATTTAGGCGCGGCGATGATTCTAGCGGCTGGGCTAGAAGGCATTCGAGAAGGGTTAGATCCAGGTAAGCTACATACAGAGAATATGTATGAATACTCGCTCACTCAGTTGAGAAAAATGGGAATTGAGACGTTGCCGAAGACTTTGGGAGAGGCTATTGCGGCCTTTGCTGACGATCCACTTAGTGAGAAAGTTATGGGTTCTCTAATGTATCAGACCTACATCGACTTCAAAACTCAGGAGTGGGAGGAGTACCACTGCCATATTTCGGATTGGGAGATTCAGCGCTATCTAAAGTTCTTTTAA